In the genome of Solibacillus silvestris, one region contains:
- a CDS encoding fructose-2,6-bisphosphatase, producing the protein MMKKLLLVMLFALVLAACGTKEMSDDVNNVPGNNTDNVTQGSSKVKEEKITLYKSDENAENTVPFEENFNSDDEELVPFIFSTVNEHDVVLLDYTMENKDKSLVLNLGDDIYTIQGSAGANMFVETLARSYFENLPELQDITFIYKGSDEPILDHMNIGEPYARQDFDM; encoded by the coding sequence ATGATGAAGAAATTGTTATTGGTCATGTTATTTGCGCTCGTGCTCGCAGCGTGCGGGACAAAAGAGATGAGTGATGATGTAAATAATGTCCCGGGAAATAATACAGACAATGTGACACAAGGTAGCTCTAAAGTGAAAGAGGAAAAGATTACATTATATAAATCAGATGAGAATGCAGAGAATACCGTTCCATTTGAAGAAAATTTCAATAGCGATGACGAAGAACTGGTGCCATTTATTTTTTCAACAGTAAATGAGCATGATGTAGTGTTGCTTGACTATACAATGGAAAATAAGGATAAGAGCTTAGTGCTTAATTTAGGTGACGATATATATACGATTCAAGGTTCTGCAGGTGCCAATATGTTTGTTGAAACGTTAGCACGCTCTTATTTTGAGAATTTACCTGAATTGCAGGATATCACGTTTATTTATAAAGGATCAGATGAACCGATTCTCGATCATATGAATATAGGTGAACCATATGCACGACAAGATTTTGATATGTAG
- a CDS encoding multidrug ABC transporter ATP-binding protein: MFNVFVKLKWFLKLYRKQYTIAIVLLMLASFIEVLPPWILGEAIDDMTNGDMDQMQLLKYVGFVIGAAIVSYALNFIWQYQLFGGSIALDRILRKKLMHQFLKMTPTFYEKNRTGDLMAKATNDLNAVTLTAGFGIMTLIDSTVYMALIILAMGFFISWKLTFFAMLPIPVMALIIQYLGKIVHERYMKAQDAFGEMNDNVLESVAGTRVIRAYVQEGKDEERFAEMSENIFAKNMRVAYINGLFMPITKIGTGICYVIALGYGAVLVSNSELTVGQLVSFNVYLGLAIWPMFAIGELINVMQQGSASLDRVQDTLEYEADVQNPPSPMTHQVPNSIGFSEFTFQYPLSQVKNLQQISLNLKKGQTLGIVGKTGAGKTTFIRQLLREYPLGNGQIAINDTDLAQMTKEQILDWIGYVPQDHVLFSRTIRENILFGKEDATIGEIEEAIRLADFEKDLSNLPLGIETLVGEKGVSLSGGQKQRVSIARALIKDPEILILDDSLSAVDAKTESKIIENIQTERAGKTTIISTHRLSGIQHADEIIVLDDGYIVERGTHEELLRLGGWYKEQFDRQQLEEVEQ, from the coding sequence ATGTTTAATGTATTTGTGAAATTAAAGTGGTTTTTAAAACTGTACCGTAAGCAATATACAATTGCGATTGTGCTCCTTATGCTGGCGAGCTTTATCGAAGTCTTGCCGCCATGGATTTTAGGGGAAGCCATTGATGACATGACAAATGGAGATATGGATCAGATGCAGCTGCTGAAGTATGTAGGCTTCGTTATTGGCGCTGCCATCGTGAGCTACGCTTTAAACTTCATCTGGCAATACCAGCTGTTTGGCGGTTCGATCGCACTGGACCGTATATTACGTAAAAAACTGATGCACCAGTTTTTAAAAATGACTCCTACATTTTATGAAAAAAACCGTACCGGTGACTTAATGGCAAAAGCTACAAACGACTTGAATGCCGTAACATTGACAGCTGGCTTTGGTATTATGACACTCATTGATTCCACGGTCTATATGGCATTGATTATTTTAGCAATGGGCTTTTTCATTTCTTGGAAGCTGACATTTTTCGCGATGCTCCCGATTCCTGTCATGGCTCTAATCATTCAATATTTAGGAAAAATTGTTCATGAACGTTATATGAAAGCACAGGATGCATTCGGAGAGATGAATGACAATGTGTTGGAATCTGTTGCGGGAACTCGCGTAATCCGCGCGTACGTTCAAGAAGGAAAAGATGAAGAACGCTTCGCTGAAATGAGCGAAAACATTTTTGCCAAAAATATGCGCGTCGCTTATATTAACGGACTCTTTATGCCAATCACAAAAATTGGAACTGGCATTTGTTATGTCATCGCATTGGGCTATGGTGCTGTTCTTGTCTCAAATTCTGAGCTAACGGTCGGTCAGCTCGTTTCATTCAACGTATATTTAGGTTTGGCAATTTGGCCAATGTTTGCTATTGGCGAGCTGATCAATGTCATGCAGCAAGGGAGTGCTTCACTTGACCGTGTACAGGACACATTGGAATATGAAGCGGATGTACAAAACCCTCCTTCACCAATGACGCACCAAGTACCAAATTCTATCGGGTTTTCTGAGTTTACATTCCAGTATCCTCTATCTCAGGTAAAAAACTTGCAGCAAATCTCACTGAATCTGAAAAAAGGGCAGACACTCGGTATTGTCGGTAAAACAGGTGCAGGGAAAACAACATTTATTCGCCAACTGTTACGTGAATATCCGTTAGGCAATGGGCAAATCGCCATTAATGATACGGACTTGGCACAAATGACAAAAGAACAAATATTGGACTGGATCGGCTATGTGCCACAGGACCATGTACTATTTTCCCGCACAATCCGCGAAAACATTTTATTCGGGAAAGAGGATGCTACGATTGGCGAAATCGAGGAAGCCATTCGTTTAGCAGACTTTGAAAAAGATTTATCAAATTTACCGCTTGGCATTGAAACACTTGTCGGTGAAAAAGGCGTATCTTTATCAGGTGGTCAAAAACAACGTGTATCAATCGCACGTGCCTTAATTAAAGATCCGGAAATTTTAATTTTGGACGATTCTTTATCAGCAGTCGATGCGAAAACAGAATCAAAAATCATTGAAAATATACAAACAGAGCGCGCTGGAAAAACGACGATCATTTCAACTCACCGCCTGTCAGGTATTCAGCATGCGGATGAAATAATCGTGCTGGATGATGGTTATATCGTTGAACGAGGTACACATGAAGAGCTTCTACGCTTAGGTGGTTGGTACAAAGAGCAGTTTGACCGCCAGCAGCTTGAGGAGGTGGAGCAATGA